Proteins encoded within one genomic window of Kibdelosporangium phytohabitans:
- a CDS encoding TetR/AcrR family transcriptional regulator, translating to MSGGVGRPRASGATASSQDAKRAVLEAAAELFTTTGYAATTTRAIAERAGLRQASLYYHFPAKEDILCALLAETVHPSLEVARTLIDARADVGVRLWALTYSDARLLGTARHNLGVLYLLPEIASPGLALFRAERAGLKAAYGKLIERIPDDAPAATRTDLVFGLVESIAVMRRDEPDRDIEAHSRHCADGVLRLAGHPRLADEQRSAALSLLDTPG from the coding sequence GTGAGCGGCGGAGTGGGACGGCCACGGGCCAGCGGGGCCACAGCGAGCAGTCAGGACGCGAAACGAGCGGTCCTGGAGGCGGCGGCCGAGCTGTTCACCACCACCGGGTACGCCGCGACCACCACCCGTGCGATCGCCGAGCGGGCCGGTCTGCGCCAAGCCTCGCTGTACTACCACTTCCCCGCCAAGGAGGACATCCTCTGCGCGCTGCTGGCCGAGACCGTGCACCCGTCGCTCGAAGTGGCGCGCACGCTCATCGACGCACGGGCGGATGTCGGTGTACGGCTGTGGGCACTGACCTATTCGGACGCCCGGTTGCTGGGAACGGCACGGCACAACCTCGGCGTGCTGTACCTGCTGCCCGAGATCGCCTCACCGGGCCTCGCCTTGTTCCGCGCCGAGCGCGCCGGGCTGAAGGCCGCGTACGGCAAGCTGATCGAACGGATCCCCGACGACGCCCCGGCCGCCACGCGCACAGATCTGGTCTTCGGCTTGGTGGAGAGCATCGCGGTCATGCGCCGCGACGAACCGGACCGGGACATCGAGGCCCATTCCCGTCACTGCGCCGACGGCGTCCTGCGCCTGGCCGGTCACCCGCGCCTGGCCGACGAGCAACGCTCGGCCGCCCTCTCGCTGCTGGACACCCCCGGATAG